The following are encoded together in the Thalassolituus oleivorans MIL-1 genome:
- a CDS encoding efflux RND transporter periplasmic adaptor subunit has product MKILRTLTLVIIVLLIGGGAGYYFYTNAPKPVVTEKSVIVPQVPYIEVEIASQSIPVYTRGRVTAAKVHKVASSVSALVVNVSDSLVKGAFVNKGDILVELDESHIILDIAQQQATLDQVKLKLEEVEANARVAKRQTGKNASEYARFVPQLRYANSQVAAAQAALDYAYKQLEETKIRAPIDGKVIESYVHQGDLLQASAPVAVIYSMNQAEIRLPINDQQLDIIGFKDQLSSEQGPRFTPEVKLGSYQDDGEWTGYIVRKDGERGQNQLMYVVAQVNADSMINASGKSLLPGSFVEAEIKGRVIDDLRILPREVLQPGNIIWLLDDDNRLHSQEVAVIYRGRDQVYIDTLLPKGTRVVSGGFHRLAEGTRVIPISQSSNKNN; this is encoded by the coding sequence ATGAAAATATTACGAACTCTTACGTTGGTGATTATCGTATTACTTATCGGCGGCGGCGCTGGTTACTACTTTTACACCAATGCACCCAAACCAGTAGTCACCGAAAAATCGGTCATTGTACCGCAAGTGCCCTATATCGAAGTGGAGATTGCTAGCCAGTCGATTCCGGTATACACCCGAGGAAGAGTGACGGCCGCAAAGGTACACAAAGTGGCTAGCTCTGTGTCGGCTTTAGTTGTGAATGTTAGCGACTCATTAGTAAAGGGCGCTTTCGTTAACAAAGGCGATATCTTAGTTGAACTTGATGAGTCCCATATCATCCTCGATATTGCGCAACAGCAAGCGACTTTAGATCAAGTGAAACTAAAACTCGAAGAAGTTGAAGCCAATGCGCGAGTAGCAAAACGCCAAACAGGTAAGAACGCGTCGGAATACGCTCGCTTTGTTCCGCAATTGCGTTATGCCAATAGCCAAGTTGCTGCAGCACAAGCGGCATTGGATTATGCCTATAAGCAATTAGAAGAAACAAAAATTCGCGCGCCAATTGATGGCAAAGTGATCGAATCCTATGTGCATCAAGGAGATTTACTACAAGCATCTGCTCCGGTTGCTGTTATCTACAGCATGAACCAAGCGGAAATTCGTTTGCCGATCAACGACCAACAACTCGACATTATCGGCTTTAAAGATCAGCTCAGTTCGGAGCAGGGTCCACGTTTCACTCCTGAAGTAAAATTAGGCAGCTACCAAGATGATGGCGAATGGACTGGGTATATCGTCCGTAAAGACGGAGAGCGCGGTCAAAACCAATTAATGTATGTTGTCGCTCAGGTCAATGCTGACTCTATGATTAATGCCTCTGGTAAGTCGTTACTACCTGGATCGTTTGTTGAAGCCGAAATTAAAGGAAGAGTGATCGACGATCTGCGCATTTTGCCTCGCGAAGTTCTGCAACCAGGTAACATCATTTGGTTGCTGGATGACGATAATCGCCTCCATTCACAAGAAGTGGCTGTGATATATCGTGGTCGCGATCAAGTCTATATCGATACTCTACTACCCAAAGGTACTCGTGTTGTATCTGGTGGTTTCCATCGCTTGGCCGAAGGCACGCGCGTTATCCCTATTAGCCAATCCAGCAATAAAAATAACTGA
- a CDS encoding ribosome modulation factor: MKSSISWFANNPVAANLCMICILVLGFLSIPETRKELLPNVSLERISIQSKLPGASVETVESSICRPIENRIYDIQGTIDLTSYAYEGICSITLDVDEGFVTKEIVDEVKSRLEAKDLLPKEATTPDVVELTVRNRVAKLILSGPVSYSVLTASARQLRTDLLEFSAVSIVELEDMKKSEIRISIPAFNLQKYQISFDEISAMIQKQSGFLPGGMLQTSEGDVLITSDAYRDSSESYANIVIAADPDGGEVRLGDIADIIDNRFSNQPQASFDRQPAVSIDVFRVGNQNITDISDVIHNHLADSNLPQNVKVYVWQDESKNFQSRVDLLVSNAFSGLVLLFIVLLLFLSARLSFWVSLGIPIAFLGTIFILPVFDVSINIVSLFAFILVLGIVVDDAVVVGESIHLQNQKGLYGTEGALQGVFEVYKPIFFAVATTVVAFLPLVSLPGPEGKLMRAIPIVVIGTLIFSLIESLYILPAHLSGTHKNEKPGNKVLTAIQNVFSVFLDTLIKWVYTPVLTVCLRNKGLVVLTFTVVFALFMVLLSQGWIKTALFAAIEGDVVVANVAFPEGSPREKTEKALRHLIAAADQVQAEYEAKDASAIEHIYSVVAPKNTFTSYSVDKSMDHKGQVIIELPSSETRTYSGQDVLARWRELAGDIQDTTSLQYSASLNPTNPDIQIEFSGYDIDDLMSAANQLAEKLREYDGTFDIHTSQEEEKQEAEIKLKDNAVALGLTLESVIRQINRAFQGNVVQRIQTQDDEVEVWVGLPKNERSSPWYLENMHIEYAPGQYVSLSTIAAIEYRPSKTHIKRYDRKRVISVSAFVNPAQNSVKNIQTDLATNYLDGLVKNMPGIKWDVGGYQRAVTLFLDILMKYYLFAILAMYLMMAVLFSSYSQPLLVLYAIPFGLLGSVTGHILLDLDLTLWSFVGMVAVSGVVVNDNLVLIDYINTQRAKGENVFVSVCEAGRVRFRPIMLTSLTTFVGLAPLISETSVQAQFLIPMAVSLAFGVVFATLISLLLVPATYLMMVEWQTTLLRLFKQTPKGSSEDPVEAAYQRGFEQGTRNARKAVCPYKDDVLSSSWEAGLNDARNL, from the coding sequence ATGAAATCCTCAATTAGCTGGTTTGCCAACAACCCAGTTGCAGCCAACCTATGCATGATTTGTATTTTGGTTTTAGGTTTCTTGTCGATACCTGAAACACGCAAAGAGTTGCTGCCTAACGTCTCCTTAGAGCGTATTAGCATCCAAAGCAAGCTACCTGGCGCTTCAGTTGAAACCGTTGAGTCGAGTATCTGCCGTCCTATTGAAAATCGTATTTATGACATTCAAGGGACTATTGACCTTACCTCTTATGCTTACGAGGGAATTTGCTCAATCACCCTTGATGTTGACGAAGGCTTTGTTACTAAAGAAATCGTCGATGAAGTAAAGAGTCGCCTAGAAGCAAAAGATCTATTACCAAAAGAAGCAACAACACCTGACGTTGTCGAGCTAACGGTAAGAAACCGCGTTGCTAAATTAATCCTTAGCGGCCCTGTTAGTTATTCCGTGTTAACGGCTTCCGCGCGGCAATTACGCACCGACTTACTTGAGTTTAGTGCGGTTAGTATTGTCGAACTCGAAGATATGAAAAAGTCGGAAATCCGCATCAGCATTCCCGCTTTTAATTTGCAGAAATATCAAATCAGCTTTGATGAAATCAGCGCAATGATTCAAAAGCAGTCGGGTTTTTTACCCGGAGGCATGCTACAAACAAGCGAAGGCGACGTACTCATAACCAGTGACGCCTATCGAGATTCTAGTGAAAGCTATGCCAATATTGTCATAGCCGCCGACCCAGATGGCGGCGAAGTTCGCCTTGGCGATATCGCCGACATTATCGACAACCGTTTTAGCAATCAGCCCCAAGCTTCCTTTGATCGTCAACCAGCTGTGTCCATCGATGTATTCCGTGTTGGCAACCAAAACATTACCGACATTTCTGATGTAATTCACAACCACTTAGCCGACAGTAATTTACCGCAAAACGTAAAAGTATATGTATGGCAAGATGAATCGAAAAATTTCCAAAGCCGCGTAGACCTATTAGTAAGCAACGCATTTAGTGGTCTTGTACTGCTCTTTATCGTTTTATTATTATTTTTAAGCGCGCGCTTATCTTTTTGGGTGAGTCTAGGTATTCCAATCGCCTTCCTTGGGACTATCTTTATTCTTCCGGTGTTCGATGTATCGATTAACATTGTATCGTTGTTCGCATTTATCCTTGTACTCGGTATTGTTGTCGACGATGCAGTGGTTGTCGGCGAATCTATCCATCTACAAAATCAAAAAGGCTTGTATGGCACTGAAGGCGCACTACAGGGCGTGTTCGAAGTCTATAAGCCGATCTTTTTCGCAGTTGCCACGACCGTTGTCGCCTTTTTGCCATTAGTGAGTTTACCCGGACCTGAAGGGAAGCTAATGCGAGCCATCCCTATCGTTGTGATCGGCACGCTCATATTCTCGTTAATAGAATCTTTGTACATTCTTCCGGCGCACTTATCCGGCACGCACAAGAATGAGAAGCCGGGCAATAAGGTATTAACAGCGATTCAAAATGTTTTCTCGGTTTTTCTAGATACATTAATAAAATGGGTTTACACCCCAGTATTGACTGTATGCTTGCGCAATAAAGGGCTCGTAGTGCTGACCTTTACCGTCGTTTTCGCATTGTTCATGGTGTTGCTAAGCCAAGGCTGGATTAAAACCGCTTTATTTGCCGCCATTGAAGGCGACGTCGTAGTTGCTAATGTTGCCTTTCCTGAAGGATCGCCGCGTGAAAAAACCGAAAAAGCGTTAAGACACTTAATTGCTGCAGCGGATCAAGTTCAAGCTGAATACGAAGCTAAAGACGCCAGCGCAATTGAACATATTTACTCAGTTGTTGCACCAAAGAATACTTTTACCTCTTACAGCGTAGATAAAAGTATGGATCATAAAGGTCAGGTCATTATTGAACTGCCCTCTTCAGAGACTCGAACCTATAGTGGTCAGGATGTATTGGCCCGCTGGCGCGAACTCGCTGGCGATATTCAAGACACCACCAGTTTGCAGTACAGCGCGAGCTTAAATCCGACCAATCCTGATATTCAAATTGAATTCTCTGGTTACGACATCGATGACTTGATGAGTGCGGCGAATCAGCTGGCTGAAAAACTTCGCGAATACGACGGTACTTTCGATATTCATACCTCGCAAGAAGAAGAGAAGCAGGAAGCTGAAATTAAACTCAAAGACAACGCCGTTGCACTTGGGTTAACTCTTGAGAGCGTGATCCGCCAGATCAACCGCGCCTTCCAAGGCAATGTCGTACAACGTATTCAAACCCAAGATGACGAAGTGGAAGTCTGGGTTGGCTTGCCGAAAAATGAACGTTCTTCGCCTTGGTATTTAGAAAACATGCATATCGAATATGCACCGGGACAATATGTTAGCTTGTCGACCATTGCTGCTATTGAGTATCGTCCGTCTAAAACTCACATTAAACGCTATGACCGTAAACGCGTTATTTCGGTAAGTGCATTCGTTAACCCAGCGCAGAATTCAGTGAAAAACATTCAAACTGATTTGGCGACCAATTACCTCGATGGCTTAGTGAAAAACATGCCCGGTATTAAGTGGGATGTTGGCGGCTACCAGCGTGCAGTCACATTGTTTTTAGATATATTAATGAAGTACTACCTGTTCGCCATTTTAGCTATGTATTTAATGATGGCAGTTTTGTTTTCCTCATATAGTCAGCCGCTACTGGTCTTGTATGCGATCCCATTTGGACTTCTTGGTTCGGTTACCGGTCATATCCTGCTCGACTTAGACTTAACCCTATGGTCATTCGTAGGAATGGTGGCCGTTAGCGGGGTGGTGGTAAACGATAACTTGGTACTGATTGATTACATCAACACCCAGCGCGCTAAAGGTGAGAATGTGTTTGTCTCGGTGTGCGAAGCCGGTCGTGTTCGTTTCCGCCCCATTATGTTGACATCACTTACCACCTTCGTTGGCTTGGCCCCGCTGATATCTGAAACCAGTGTGCAGGCACAGTTTTTAATTCCAATGGCGGTGTCGTTAGCTTTTGGTGTGGTATTCGCCACCCTCATTAGTTTGCTGTTAGTGCCAGCAACTTACTTAATGATGGTTGAATGGCAAACAACCCTGTTACGTCTGTTTAAACAAACACCGAAAGGTAGCTCTGAAGATCCCGTTGAAGCGGCTTACCAACGCGGTTTTGAACAAGGTACTCGAAATGCTCGTAAGGCGGTATGTCCGTATAAAGATGACGTTCTTAGCTCTAGCTGGGAAGCTGGCTTAAACGACGCACGAAACCTTTAA
- a CDS encoding DUF4328 domain-containing protein: protein MAYKRYPFYDLHLLNRVIMGVMAIPGILCVAGFIHGFMTLQQLHGLTATDIITQLDTELQSRIALDSLIRITQISLTGVLGIFFGYWLFYAVRNLVCLYDEKPHTLKNTLIIFMRMLSCIFLALRTLASMRHRSAPEHHNFVPDSWLLPLWWLALVGANVSKIVAVYVLLNVDAVARLIEGMIWMSAAYVLYLAMYILTAILINEIGYWQRVNWQSQQDLPVEE from the coding sequence ATGGCCTACAAGCGATACCCTTTCTACGATTTACATCTTTTGAATCGTGTCATTATGGGGGTAATGGCAATACCAGGAATACTGTGTGTTGCCGGTTTTATTCATGGTTTTATGACCTTGCAACAACTTCATGGGCTGACTGCGACTGACATAATCACGCAATTAGATACTGAGTTGCAAAGTCGTATTGCCCTAGATAGCCTGATTCGTATTACGCAAATCAGCCTGACCGGAGTGCTCGGTATATTCTTTGGCTACTGGCTCTTCTATGCGGTGCGCAATTTAGTCTGCCTATACGACGAGAAGCCGCATACCCTAAAAAATACTCTTATTATTTTTATGCGCATGCTGAGCTGTATCTTTTTAGCATTGCGCACCCTTGCGTCTATGCGCCATAGATCGGCTCCTGAGCATCACAACTTTGTCCCAGATTCTTGGTTGCTGCCGTTGTGGTGGTTGGCTTTGGTTGGGGCTAACGTGAGTAAAATCGTTGCCGTCTATGTGTTACTTAACGTCGATGCTGTCGCCCGCTTGATTGAGGGGATGATATGGATGAGCGCTGCTTATGTCTTGTATTTAGCCATGTATATATTAACGGCTATTTTGATTAACGAAATTGGTTACTGGCAGCGGGTTAATTGGCAGTCGCAGCAAGACTTGCCCGTAGAAGAATAA
- the egtD gene encoding L-histidine N(alpha)-methyltransferase, with amino-acid sequence MERQALQIFDDLPAPADIRSEVLAGLNSSQKTLPAKYFYDERGSRLFEEITHLPEYYLTRTEIGLLREYADEIAEIIGRGSVLLEYGSGASIKIRLLLEALRPQCYVPMDISREFLIASASRLLDDYEWLNIYAACVDYSQDIALPDQLLNAGTKMAFFPGSSMGNFTPEQASDFLCRVRSTLDDGGYFLLGVDLLKDESILQAAYDDSQGVTAAFNKNVLRHLNRTLDGQFNEDRFEHKIVVNHLLSRVEMHLVSSIDQMVNIAGNTIALRSGETIHTENSYKYRLEHLIDMAGSCGFECTNIWTDSNEYYALIMLKCGS; translated from the coding sequence ATGGAACGTCAGGCATTACAAATTTTTGATGATTTACCTGCTCCGGCTGATATTCGTTCAGAGGTATTAGCTGGCTTAAATTCTAGTCAGAAAACCTTACCGGCAAAATATTTCTATGACGAACGTGGTTCACGTTTATTCGAAGAAATTACGCATCTTCCTGAGTATTACCTGACTCGGACCGAAATCGGTTTATTACGTGAATACGCTGATGAAATTGCCGAAATTATCGGACGCGGCTCGGTTTTGTTGGAATATGGCAGTGGTGCGAGTATTAAAATTCGCTTACTGCTCGAAGCCTTGCGTCCACAGTGTTATGTACCTATGGATATTAGTCGCGAGTTTTTAATCGCATCTGCTTCACGCCTCCTCGACGACTACGAATGGCTCAATATTTACGCGGCTTGTGTCGACTATTCTCAAGACATCGCATTGCCGGATCAGCTGTTAAATGCCGGTACTAAAATGGCCTTTTTCCCCGGGTCGAGTATGGGCAACTTCACCCCAGAACAAGCCAGTGATTTTTTATGTCGTGTACGTTCGACCTTAGATGACGGCGGCTATTTTCTATTGGGTGTCGATTTACTAAAAGATGAATCGATTTTGCAAGCCGCTTACGATGACTCTCAAGGTGTTACTGCCGCATTTAATAAGAATGTCTTACGTCACCTAAATCGCACCTTAGATGGTCAATTTAACGAAGATCGTTTCGAACACAAAATTGTTGTCAATCATCTTCTCTCTCGTGTTGAAATGCACCTCGTGAGCTCCATCGATCAGATGGTTAATATTGCCGGTAACACTATCGCTTTACGCAGTGGTGAAACAATTCACACCGAAAACTCTTACAAATATCGGTTAGAGCACTTGATTGATATGGCAGGGTCTTGTGGGTTTGAGTGTACGAATATTTGGACCGATAGTAATGAATATTACGCGCTGATTATGCTGAAATGTGGCAGTTGA
- the egtB gene encoding ergothioneine biosynthesis protein EgtB — MNDPSHTYHAIRQTTLALCAPLEPADHELQAAAFTSPAKWHLAHTSWFFETFILLPNLKGYRPFNPLFEQLFNSYYNGIGKPFPRDKRGLLSRPSLGEVLRYRLWVDEAMQALLADTSLWPLIELGLNHEQQHQELLLTDLQYCWSVNPLAPAYAAPMNETKFTHQKISWHEFGGGIHSIGYQGNAFSFDNEGPRHSVLVSDGAIANRLITTREYLEFMADDGYQRPDLWLADGWAWVQQNAIEAPLYWRETHDGWRRFSLHGDQPLALDNPVTHVSFYEADAYARWAGARLPTEAEWELVASKQAVVGGFQESAYWYPQGAVNDQSLQQLFGETWQWTSSTYQAYPKYKPAAGAVGEYNGKFMCNQMVLRGASCLTPVAHARASYRNFFYPHERWQFTGIRLARF; from the coding sequence ATGAACGATCCATCGCATACCTATCACGCAATTAGGCAGACAACATTGGCGTTATGTGCGCCGTTGGAGCCTGCCGATCATGAGTTGCAAGCGGCGGCTTTTACAAGCCCCGCGAAGTGGCATCTAGCCCACACTTCTTGGTTCTTTGAGACCTTCATTCTACTGCCCAATCTGAAAGGTTATCGTCCTTTCAATCCCCTGTTTGAACAGCTTTTTAATAGCTATTACAACGGCATAGGCAAACCATTCCCTCGCGATAAGCGCGGCTTGCTGTCGCGTCCTTCGCTAGGTGAAGTACTGCGCTATCGTCTCTGGGTTGATGAAGCGATGCAGGCTCTATTGGCGGATACTAGCCTCTGGCCCTTAATTGAACTGGGTCTTAATCACGAGCAACAACACCAAGAATTGTTACTTACTGATCTTCAGTATTGTTGGTCTGTGAACCCGCTTGCGCCAGCCTATGCAGCGCCAATGAATGAGACCAAATTTACCCACCAAAAAATAAGCTGGCACGAATTTGGAGGTGGTATTCACAGTATTGGTTATCAAGGTAATGCTTTCTCGTTTGATAACGAAGGGCCGCGACATTCGGTTTTAGTCAGTGATGGAGCGATCGCTAATCGCTTAATTACGACCCGTGAGTATCTAGAGTTTATGGCAGATGATGGCTATCAACGTCCGGATTTATGGTTAGCGGATGGCTGGGCTTGGGTGCAACAAAATGCTATTGAAGCGCCTTTATATTGGCGTGAGACACATGATGGCTGGCGTCGTTTTAGTTTGCATGGCGACCAGCCACTGGCATTAGATAATCCGGTGACGCACGTGAGCTTTTATGAAGCAGATGCCTACGCGCGTTGGGCGGGTGCTCGTTTACCTACAGAAGCTGAGTGGGAGTTAGTGGCGTCGAAGCAAGCGGTTGTTGGTGGGTTTCAAGAGTCGGCTTATTGGTATCCCCAAGGTGCTGTGAACGATCAATCTCTACAACAGCTCTTTGGTGAAACTTGGCAGTGGACCAGTAGTACTTATCAAGCTTATCCCAAGTACAAACCTGCCGCCGGTGCTGTTGGCGAGTACAACGGCAAGTTTATGTGCAATCAAATGGTGTTGCGCGGGGCATCTTGCCTGACACCTGTTGCTCATGCTCGAGCTTCGTATCGCAATTTCTTTTATCCCCATGAGCGCTGGCAATTTACCGGCATTCGTTTAGCGCGTTTTTAG
- a CDS encoding metal ABC transporter solute-binding protein, Zn/Mn family, protein MKNLRYLLGLVVLSTLTFPAMSAPKPLNVLATLHPLALIAASTVPLEQLEVLVPAGMTPHDFSLRPSDIDRLQNADIIFWAGPEAEPYLRGFAKRWPDKHWINLATYRQEGQSDDPHVWFSTAIALGAQADLAALLGHDNSEFAQSVAASVQFSEEQLQGLQQRGFFVFHRAYDHWVSERGLLQLGAFTLSPEQKPGIRTLQAMRDQLANGEVVCVFSEPEYTPALVDSVVGDLPVNRAELDPLGSHISVTKDGYARFLDDMAMRARACLEPREN, encoded by the coding sequence ATGAAGAATTTGCGTTATTTGTTGGGTTTAGTTGTTTTATCTACCCTAACATTTCCCGCCATGAGTGCGCCCAAACCATTAAATGTGCTGGCAACACTGCATCCGTTAGCCTTAATTGCGGCATCGACGGTTCCTCTAGAGCAGCTTGAAGTGCTAGTGCCAGCGGGTATGACGCCGCACGACTTTAGCTTGCGCCCGTCCGATATCGACCGATTGCAAAATGCCGATATTATTTTTTGGGCCGGTCCAGAGGCTGAACCCTATTTGCGTGGTTTTGCTAAACGTTGGCCCGACAAACATTGGATTAACTTAGCCACTTATCGCCAAGAGGGGCAAAGTGACGATCCTCATGTTTGGTTTTCGACGGCGATTGCTTTGGGAGCTCAAGCGGATCTGGCGGCATTGTTAGGGCATGACAACTCTGAGTTCGCGCAGAGTGTGGCTGCCTCCGTACAATTCAGTGAGGAGCAATTACAGGGCTTACAACAGCGAGGCTTTTTCGTATTTCACCGCGCTTACGACCACTGGGTTAGTGAGCGAGGTCTATTGCAATTGGGGGCCTTTACCTTGTCGCCTGAACAAAAACCGGGCATTCGGACCCTGCAAGCTATGCGTGACCAGCTAGCTAATGGCGAAGTCGTATGTGTGTTCAGTGAACCTGAATATACACCCGCTCTGGTGGATTCTGTCGTCGGTGATTTGCCAGTGAATCGAGCAGAACTTGATCCGTTAGGTAGTCATATTTCTGTGACAAAAGATGGCTACGCTCGGTTCTTAGATGACATGGCGATGCGTGCGCGCGCTTGTCTTGAACCTAGAGAAAATTAA
- a CDS encoding Fur family transcriptional regulator codes for MTSTVYAPHDHHTCITAALANAKTLCESRGARLTPVRRRVLELVWQNHKPTGAYELLPQLAQDGFNSAPPTVYRALDFLLELGLIHRISSLNAFIGCAHPGQEHTTGFFICRLCGNALELSPERMQDVNTRLAEELGIVIEEQTIELSGLCPSCQLAATTAKEDIA; via the coding sequence ATGACTTCTACTGTCTACGCACCGCATGATCATCACACCTGTATAACTGCAGCCTTGGCTAATGCGAAGACCTTGTGTGAGTCACGTGGCGCACGTCTCACACCAGTGCGTCGACGCGTATTAGAGTTAGTCTGGCAAAACCACAAACCTACAGGCGCTTACGAGCTGTTGCCACAATTAGCCCAAGACGGCTTTAATTCGGCACCACCAACAGTCTATCGTGCGTTAGATTTTCTATTAGAGCTTGGGCTGATTCATCGCATTAGTTCGCTCAACGCTTTTATTGGCTGTGCTCATCCGGGTCAGGAACACACCACGGGGTTCTTTATCTGCCGTTTGTGTGGCAATGCACTGGAACTATCACCCGAGCGCATGCAAGACGTTAACACTCGCCTCGCAGAAGAATTAGGAATTGTTATAGAAGAACAAACAATCGAACTCTCCGGTCTCTGCCCTAGCTGCCAACTTGCCGCTACGACCGCGAAAGAGGACATTGCATGA
- the znuC gene encoding zinc ABC transporter ATP-binding protein ZnuC has protein sequence MSAPLIEAQNLRLALRQKVVLDDISLKIEPGKIITLIGPNGCGKSTLIRVLLGLTKADSGRVLQRPDLRIGYMPQRLALDERMPLTVGGFLRLARGAKKDQIRYWQERLGIKALEQQSVHNLSGGEWQRVLLARALLLKPQLLVLDEPVQGVDVQGQLELYQLIPTLRDELGCAVLMVSHDLHLVMAATDEVICLNGHVCCSGHPDSVSLDPAYLQLFGRREAPIAHYTHHHDHAHCIDGHVEPANTLSVDHEHHQHCNHHSGSNS, from the coding sequence ATCTCAGCGCCCTTAATTGAAGCGCAAAACCTGCGCTTAGCCTTACGCCAAAAAGTCGTGCTTGATGATATATCGCTAAAAATTGAGCCCGGTAAAATCATTACCTTAATCGGCCCCAATGGCTGCGGTAAATCTACTTTAATTCGCGTATTACTAGGCTTAACGAAAGCCGATAGTGGACGCGTATTACAACGCCCTGATTTACGCATAGGGTATATGCCGCAACGCTTGGCACTAGATGAGCGCATGCCTCTAACCGTCGGTGGTTTTTTACGTCTAGCGCGTGGCGCTAAAAAAGACCAAATCCGCTATTGGCAAGAACGTTTAGGTATCAAAGCTCTGGAACAGCAATCCGTTCACAATCTCTCTGGTGGTGAATGGCAACGGGTATTATTGGCACGTGCTCTATTGCTGAAACCGCAACTACTGGTACTCGACGAGCCGGTACAAGGTGTCGATGTGCAAGGCCAGTTAGAGTTATACCAACTGATTCCTACTTTACGCGATGAGTTAGGTTGCGCAGTGTTAATGGTGTCTCACGATTTGCATTTGGTGATGGCTGCTACCGATGAGGTGATTTGCCTGAATGGCCATGTTTGTTGTTCTGGCCATCCTGATAGTGTCTCGCTCGACCCTGCTTACTTGCAGCTGTTTGGTAGGCGCGAAGCGCCAATCGCCCATTACACTCATCATCACGATCATGCGCATTGCATTGATGGTCATGTCGAACCGGCGAATACCTTATCGGTTGATCATGAACACCACCAGCACTGCAATCATCACTCAGGATCTAACTCATGA
- a CDS encoding iron chelate uptake ABC transporter family permease subunit, producing MMDFTTPWWTMPLLAGILLAATTGPLGSFVVWRRMAFFGDTLAHGALLGITLGVLTDINLTLALIIGSVSLALVLLPLQRGSRLSSDTLLGIVSHGTLAVGLVALSLTDGIRVDLMGYLFGDLLAVESQHTLWLLLAAISTGLLLLWQWRALLAVTVSPELASIDGHPVQRLNLLLVLMLAIVVALAMKIVGILLISALLIIPAAAARSFARTPEQMVGLSSVAGVISVLLGMWASFRWDTPAGPSIVVAAMLLFLASIPVGRLQAAR from the coding sequence ATGATGGACTTCACCACACCTTGGTGGACGATGCCGTTACTGGCCGGGATTTTATTGGCTGCCACCACTGGGCCGCTCGGTAGCTTTGTGGTTTGGCGACGCATGGCATTTTTTGGCGATACTCTCGCCCACGGTGCATTATTAGGTATCACCCTAGGCGTTCTCACCGATATTAATCTAACCTTGGCGTTGATTATTGGCTCGGTATCATTAGCCTTAGTACTGCTGCCACTGCAGCGCGGCTCGCGCTTATCGTCTGATACTTTGCTGGGGATAGTTTCCCACGGCACCCTAGCAGTCGGCCTGGTTGCGCTTAGTCTAACAGATGGTATTCGAGTCGATTTAATGGGTTATTTGTTCGGTGATTTACTCGCGGTCGAAAGCCAACATACCCTATGGCTCTTGCTGGCCGCCATCAGTACTGGGCTGTTATTGCTCTGGCAATGGCGCGCACTATTGGCTGTCACGGTTAGCCCTGAATTGGCCAGCATTGATGGTCATCCAGTGCAGCGTTTGAATTTACTGTTGGTATTGATGCTGGCAATCGTTGTTGCCCTAGCAATGAAAATCGTCGGTATTTTACTGATTAGTGCGCTACTCATTATTCCGGCAGCCGCCGCGCGTAGCTTTGCTCGCACACCGGAGCAAATGGTGGGCTTATCGAGTGTTGCTGGCGTAATTTCAGTGCTACTCGGTATGTGGGCATCTTTTCGTTGGGATACCCCCGCAGGCCCCAGTATCGTGGTTGCCGCGATGCTCTTATTCTTAGCGAGTATTCCTGTAGGCCGCTTACAAGCAGCGCGCTAA